One Salvia splendens isolate huo1 chromosome 1, SspV2, whole genome shotgun sequence genomic window, CGACGTTGTAACAGAAATCCTCTTGCATCTGCCATTCACATCCCTCTTGAGATTTCGAAGCGTCTGCAAATCATGGCGCGATCACATCGATTCTGAAGCTTTCAAAAAATCGCACATTCACCACCATGCCCACGACGACGGCACGCTACTCGTGCAGTTTAGTTTCCGAGAAGACGGAGTTTCAGAACTGTCGATGTTTAACGGCAAGTTGCACAACAACTCCCTGCCAGCTTCCCAGAAAATCCTGGACTACCACCTGAAGCTTGGCCTCGACACGAGGGATGCCGTCCGTCGTACTCTAATCTCCGGGCCTGCTAACGGCCTGATCTGCATCTACTACAGGGCCTCCGACTCACCTGTTGCAGTATGCAACCCTAGTTTAGGTCTCATCACTATCTTGCCACCAAACCCTAGCTCAATGTCTCATCGCATGTTGTGTCGCAACGTCGGGATTTGGTTCGACGAGGTCGCACAAGATTACGTGGTGGTGCAGCTGTTGTCGTGCCACAAAATCGGTTTCCACTTACATGCGTCGGTATACTCAAAAGCGACGAATTCTTGGAGGGGGCTGACCGTCGGCGGCAGCGATATTATTGCTCATGATTTGTGTGTTGTCACCCCTATAAATTCTCAGCGCAAGAACGGCTCCTTCTCGCACTGGCTAGCGTTTGACAAGGACAGGAATGAGGTGATCGTGTCGTTCGACTTCAGGAACGAGGGTTTCCGTGTCTTGGAGATGG contains:
- the LOC121757500 gene encoding putative F-box protein At3g21120 yields the protein MDSNLLNHDVVTEILLHLPFTSLLRFRSVCKSWRDHIDSEAFKKSHIHHHAHDDGTLLVQFSFREDGVSELSMFNGKLHNNSLPASQKILDYHLKLGLDTRDAVRRTLISGPANGLICIYYRASDSPVAVCNPSLGLITILPPNPSSMSHRMLCRNVGIWFDEVAQDYVVVQLLSCHKIGFHLHASVYSKATNSWRGLTVGGSDIIAHDLCVVTPINSQRKNGSFSHWLAFDKDRNEVIVSFDFRNEGFRVLEMAELETIKRYRYMNIFAEGDDSFLVFDSGDQKEPKWLSIFWLRVEENRLQWDRMKIVGPFDGLVITKALTLCERGCVVLKAKSGCLLLYDYCNKKCVKCFEMKRNKPKIFEYRGSFVLP